A region from the Actinoplanes sp. OR16 genome encodes:
- a CDS encoding SCO1664 family protein, translating to MTAEPTAVLAESDALELLGRGAIEIEGRLVDASNTTLRAEISLNGLTRRCVYKPVRGERPLWDFPDGTLAGREVSAYLVSRATGWDLVPPTILRDGPLGPGALQLWIDEPEDASGLIGFVPAYDVPAGWFPVAAARDDDGDAYALAHADDPRLARLAVFDAVINNADRKGGHVLYPPTGGIHGVDHGVSFHVENKLRTVLWGWTGRRFPADAVEVLTKLSTDLTGPLGEALEEHLTISEVQHVALRVKRLLRAGKFPEPPTDWPAIPWPPI from the coding sequence GTGACGGCCGAGCCCACGGCGGTGCTGGCTGAGTCGGACGCCCTCGAGCTGCTGGGCCGGGGCGCGATCGAGATCGAGGGGCGTCTCGTCGACGCCTCGAACACCACGCTGCGCGCGGAGATCAGCCTGAACGGGCTGACCCGCCGCTGCGTCTACAAACCGGTCCGCGGCGAGCGCCCGCTCTGGGACTTCCCGGACGGCACGCTCGCCGGCCGCGAGGTCTCCGCCTACCTCGTCTCCCGTGCGACCGGCTGGGACCTGGTCCCGCCGACGATCCTGCGCGACGGTCCGCTCGGCCCGGGCGCCCTGCAGCTCTGGATCGACGAGCCCGAGGATGCTTCCGGACTCATCGGATTCGTCCCCGCATATGACGTGCCTGCCGGATGGTTTCCGGTCGCCGCGGCCCGCGACGACGACGGCGACGCCTACGCCCTGGCCCACGCCGACGACCCCCGCCTGGCCCGCCTCGCCGTCTTCGACGCGGTGATCAACAACGCCGACCGCAAGGGCGGCCACGTCCTCTACCCGCCCACCGGCGGCATCCACGGCGTCGACCACGGTGTCAGCTTCCACGTGGAGAACAAACTGCGCACCGTCCTCTGGGGCTGGACCGGCCGCCGTTTCCCCGCCGACGCGGTCGAGGTCCTCACCAAACTCTCGACCGACCTGACCGGCCCCCTCGGCGAAGCCCTCGAAGAACACCTCACCATCTCCGAGGTCCAGCACGTAGCCCTCCGCGTGAAGCGCCTCCTCCGCGCCGGCAAGTTCCCGGAGCCCCCCACCGACTGGCCGGCCATCCCCTGGCCCCCCATCTGA
- a CDS encoding DUF3090 domain-containing protein has product MTHQVHAFEPPERFVAGTVGEPGDRTFYLQARGGGRVISVALEKVQVSLLAEKLEELLLEANKRFGVDLPEGVIPTSHDNEPLDSPVDEEFRVGTLGLAFDVDTSTVVIEAIEAGEPDADLSGSPLDDEDDDDDVEVDDDEDEPDDDLDRLRVRLTPEATRAFIDRARRVVAAGRPPCPLCGQPLDPAGHLCPRHNGYHR; this is encoded by the coding sequence ATGACCCACCAAGTACATGCCTTCGAGCCGCCCGAGCGGTTCGTCGCCGGGACGGTGGGCGAGCCGGGGGACCGCACTTTCTATCTCCAGGCCCGCGGTGGCGGCCGGGTGATCAGCGTTGCGCTGGAGAAGGTCCAGGTGTCGCTCCTCGCCGAAAAGCTCGAGGAGCTGCTCCTCGAGGCGAACAAACGGTTCGGGGTGGACCTGCCCGAGGGCGTCATCCCGACCTCGCACGACAACGAGCCGCTCGACTCGCCGGTCGACGAGGAGTTCCGCGTCGGCACGCTGGGCCTGGCCTTCGACGTCGACACGAGCACCGTGGTGATCGAGGCGATCGAAGCCGGCGAGCCCGACGCCGACCTGTCCGGCAGCCCGCTCGACGACGAGGACGATGACGACGACGTCGAGGTGGACGACGACGAGGACGAGCCCGACGACGACCTCGACCGGCTGCGTGTCCGGCTCACCCCGGAGGCGACCCGGGCGTTCATCGACCGCGCCCGCCGCGTGGTCGCCGCCGGCCGGCCGCCGTGCCCGCTCTGCGGCCAGCCGCTCGACCCGGCCGGCCACCTCTGTCCCCGGCACAACGGTTACCACCGGTGA
- a CDS encoding histidine phosphatase family protein, translating to MATVLLLRHGRTTANAAGGLAGRQPVELDDTGREQAARVGERLRKLPIAAVVTSPLIRCRQTLEIALPDVVPQTDEGLIECGYGDWEGQPLKELAKDPLWPVVQQHPSAVVFPNGEAMSDMSARAIKAVKKWDAAITAEHGPEAVWIACSHGDVIKAIAADALGLHLDQFQRIVADPASITAIRYTPTRPFLVRLNETGDLSSVVPPQRVESDAAVGGGAGGGAV from the coding sequence ATGGCGACCGTCCTGCTGCTCCGGCACGGCCGGACCACGGCGAACGCGGCGGGCGGGCTGGCCGGCCGCCAGCCCGTCGAACTCGACGACACCGGCCGCGAGCAGGCCGCCCGGGTCGGCGAGCGGCTGCGCAAGCTGCCGATCGCCGCGGTCGTGACGAGCCCGCTGATCCGGTGCCGCCAGACGCTGGAGATCGCGCTGCCGGACGTCGTCCCGCAGACCGACGAGGGTCTGATCGAGTGCGGCTACGGCGACTGGGAGGGTCAGCCCCTCAAGGAGCTGGCGAAGGATCCGCTCTGGCCGGTGGTCCAGCAGCACCCGAGCGCCGTGGTCTTCCCGAACGGTGAGGCCATGTCGGACATGTCCGCCAGGGCCATCAAAGCGGTGAAGAAGTGGGACGCGGCGATCACCGCGGAACACGGCCCCGAAGCCGTCTGGATCGCCTGCTCCCACGGCGATGTGATCAAGGCCATCGCGGCCGACGCGCTCGGCCTGCACCTCGACCAGTTCCAGCGGATCGTGGCCGATCCGGCATCGATCACCGCGATCCGATACACCCCGACACGCCCGTTCCTGGTGCGGCTCAACGAGACCGGCGACCTGTCGTCAGTGGTGCCACCCCAGCGTGTGGAGAGCGACGCGGCGGTGGGCGGGGGAGCCGGCGGCGGAGCGGTCTGA
- a CDS encoding LLM class F420-dependent oxidoreductase, whose translation MRLGLSLGYQTAWSTPADHLAMAQEADRLGYAVVWAAEAYGSDTVSMLAWMAGQTTNIDLGAAVMQIPARTPAMTAMTAATLDTLSGGRFRLGLGVSGPQVSEGWHGVRFAKPLARTREYVDIVRMALAREKVSYQGEHYTLPLADGAGKAIKLGFHPLRSEIPLYLAAVGPKNLQLAGEIADGWLAIFFAPDMAGEYIGHIPKDKAFDIAPTVPVVIGDDLSACADVVRWYAALYIGGMGSREQNFYNQLAIRMGYEKEAKLVQDLYLSRQVAEAAAAVPQEFIERTSMIGTKDQIKDRIRAYAEAGVGTLSISPYVGDLESGIATLRTVAEAFEEAGV comes from the coding sequence GTGCGGCTCGGACTCAGCCTCGGATACCAGACGGCGTGGAGCACGCCCGCTGATCATCTCGCGATGGCGCAGGAGGCGGATCGGCTCGGCTATGCCGTGGTGTGGGCCGCCGAGGCGTACGGCTCGGACACGGTGAGCATGCTCGCCTGGATGGCCGGGCAGACCACGAACATCGATCTCGGCGCCGCCGTCATGCAGATCCCGGCGCGGACGCCGGCGATGACCGCGATGACGGCCGCCACCCTCGACACGCTCTCCGGCGGCCGGTTCCGGCTCGGTCTCGGGGTGAGCGGCCCGCAGGTCTCCGAGGGGTGGCACGGGGTGCGGTTCGCCAAGCCGCTCGCCCGCACCCGGGAGTACGTCGACATCGTGAGGATGGCGCTGGCCCGGGAGAAGGTCTCGTACCAGGGCGAGCACTACACGCTGCCGCTTGCGGACGGCGCCGGCAAGGCGATCAAGCTGGGCTTCCACCCGCTGCGCTCGGAGATCCCGCTCTACCTCGCGGCGGTCGGCCCGAAGAACCTGCAGCTGGCCGGGGAGATCGCGGACGGCTGGCTGGCGATCTTCTTCGCTCCGGACATGGCCGGCGAATACATCGGCCACATCCCGAAGGACAAGGCCTTCGACATCGCGCCGACCGTTCCCGTCGTCATCGGTGACGATCTGAGCGCCTGCGCCGACGTGGTCCGCTGGTACGCCGCCCTCTACATCGGTGGCATGGGCAGCCGCGAGCAGAACTTCTACAACCAGCTCGCGATCCGGATGGGCTACGAGAAGGAGGCGAAGCTCGTCCAGGACCTCTACCTCAGCCGCCAGGTCGCCGAGGCTGCCGCGGCCGTCCCGCAGGAGTTCATCGAGCGCACCTCCATGATCGGGACCAAGGACCAGATCAAGGACCGGATCAGGGCGTACGCCGAAGCCGGCGTGGGAACGCTCTCGATCAGCCCCTATGTCGGTGACCTGGAATCGGGGATCGCGACCCTCCGTACCGTGGCCGAGGCGTTCGAAGAAGCGGGCGTCTGA
- a CDS encoding aldo/keto reductase: MHQRPLGRSGLAVSRLALGTMTWGRDTDPDDAAAQLKLFLESGGTLIDTADVYGDGDAESVIGSLLDSLIPRDEVVIATKAGLTPRGYRPRDASRGNLLRSLDASLRRLGTDYVDLWQIHGYDGQTPFEETLAALDHAVTSGKVRYVGVSNFAAWQTARAAVWQSAYPGRAPIVAAQMEYSLLERGIEREMLPAAAALGFGILAWSPLGRGVLTGKYRNGRPLDSRGASEHMAAFVQTYLEPRSSSIVEAVVIAAGGLGVSPLEVALAWIRDRPGVASVLLGARTTAQLQGALRSEHLVLPAEIAIALDDVSAIDVGYPEREGTGYPEA, encoded by the coding sequence ATGCATCAGCGACCGCTCGGCCGAAGCGGGCTAGCGGTCTCGCGGCTCGCGCTCGGCACCATGACCTGGGGACGCGACACCGACCCCGACGACGCGGCCGCTCAGCTGAAACTCTTCCTCGAGTCCGGCGGCACGCTCATCGACACCGCCGACGTCTACGGCGACGGCGACGCCGAGTCGGTGATCGGCTCACTGCTCGACAGCCTCATCCCCCGCGACGAGGTGGTGATCGCGACCAAGGCCGGCCTCACGCCGCGCGGCTACCGGCCGCGGGACGCCTCCCGGGGCAACCTGCTGCGGTCGCTCGACGCGTCGCTGCGGCGGCTCGGCACCGACTACGTCGACCTCTGGCAGATCCACGGGTACGACGGCCAGACCCCGTTCGAGGAGACCCTGGCCGCCCTGGACCACGCCGTGACCAGCGGCAAGGTGCGCTACGTCGGCGTCTCCAACTTCGCCGCCTGGCAGACCGCCCGGGCCGCGGTGTGGCAGTCCGCCTATCCGGGCCGCGCCCCGATCGTCGCCGCCCAGATGGAGTACTCGCTGCTCGAACGCGGCATCGAACGGGAGATGCTGCCGGCCGCCGCGGCGCTCGGCTTCGGCATCCTCGCGTGGTCGCCGCTGGGCCGGGGCGTGCTCACCGGCAAGTACCGCAACGGCCGCCCGCTGGACTCGCGGGGCGCGTCCGAGCACATGGCCGCGTTCGTGCAGACCTACCTCGAACCGCGCAGCTCCAGCATCGTGGAGGCGGTGGTGATAGCGGCCGGCGGCCTCGGCGTCTCCCCGCTCGAAGTCGCGCTGGCCTGGATCCGGGACCGGCCCGGGGTGGCGTCGGTGCTGCTCGGGGCCCGGACGACGGCGCAACTACAGGGCGCGCTCCGCAGCGAGCACCTGGTGCTGCCGGCCGAGATAGCCATCGCGCTCGACGACGTATCGGCGATCGACGTGGGGTACCCGGAACGTGAGGGAACAGGCTATCCAGAAGCTTGA
- a CDS encoding DUF5703 family protein produces MDYEYAPLRLPSNVDRLTAAAQLAIQAEFSGWELARVQLFADGSRKVMLRRRLQQTPQPGLSY; encoded by the coding sequence ATGGACTACGAATACGCGCCGCTGCGGCTGCCCTCGAACGTCGACAGGTTGACCGCGGCGGCGCAGCTCGCCATTCAGGCGGAGTTCTCCGGATGGGAGCTGGCACGGGTCCAGCTCTTCGCCGACGGCTCCCGCAAGGTGATGCTCCGCCGGCGGCTCCAGCAGACACCGCAGCCCGGTCTCAGCTACTGA
- a CDS encoding M20/M25/M40 family metallo-hydrolase has translation MDTTAVDEVVDLCRDLLRIDTTNTGDPRTTVGERVAAEYVAEKLGEAGIESKLLESAPKRANLVARIPGADRSRGALLVHGHLDVVPADAAEWSVHPFAGEVKDGYLWGRGAIDMKDFDAMVLAVVREWQRIGYTPPRDIVLAYTADEEAGMEYGSQWLVRNHAAEFEGVTEAIGEVGGYSYTVNDDLRLYLVQTAEKGLDWLRLHAHGRPGHGSFIHDDNAVTALAEAVARVGRHRFPTVVTPTVRQFLEQVSEALQIDLDPDQPELAISKLGPIANLIGATIRNTANPTRLEAGYKDNVIPGKASATIDCRTLPGHADAFLAELRDIIGPDVEIEHLHQQSAVETSFDGDLVDAMGAALRAEDPGARTVPYLMSGGTDAKAFATLGIRCFGFAPLRLPPDLNFSALFHGIDERVPTEGLKFGVRVLDRLLRNS, from the coding sequence ATGGACACCACCGCCGTGGACGAGGTCGTCGACCTCTGCCGTGACCTGCTGCGTATCGACACCACCAACACCGGTGACCCGCGGACGACCGTCGGCGAACGCGTCGCCGCCGAATACGTCGCGGAGAAGCTGGGCGAGGCCGGGATCGAGTCGAAGCTTCTCGAGTCCGCGCCGAAACGGGCGAACCTGGTCGCCCGGATCCCCGGCGCCGACCGGTCGCGGGGCGCGCTGCTCGTGCACGGCCACCTCGACGTCGTGCCGGCCGACGCCGCCGAGTGGTCGGTGCACCCGTTCGCCGGCGAGGTCAAGGACGGCTACCTGTGGGGCCGCGGCGCGATCGACATGAAGGACTTCGACGCCATGGTCCTGGCCGTCGTCCGCGAGTGGCAGCGGATCGGCTACACGCCGCCGCGGGACATCGTCCTGGCGTACACGGCCGACGAGGAAGCCGGCATGGAGTACGGGTCGCAGTGGCTCGTGCGCAACCACGCCGCCGAGTTCGAGGGTGTCACCGAGGCGATCGGCGAGGTCGGCGGCTACTCCTACACCGTCAACGACGACCTGCGTCTCTACCTGGTGCAGACCGCCGAGAAGGGCCTCGACTGGCTGCGCCTGCACGCCCACGGGCGGCCCGGCCACGGGTCGTTCATCCACGACGACAACGCGGTCACCGCGCTCGCCGAGGCCGTCGCCCGGGTCGGCCGGCACCGCTTCCCGACCGTCGTGACGCCGACCGTGCGGCAGTTCCTGGAGCAGGTCAGCGAAGCTCTCCAGATCGACCTGGACCCGGATCAGCCGGAGCTGGCGATCTCCAAGCTGGGCCCGATCGCCAACCTGATCGGCGCGACCATCCGCAACACCGCGAACCCGACCCGCCTCGAAGCGGGATACAAGGACAACGTCATCCCCGGCAAGGCGTCCGCCACGATCGACTGCCGGACGCTGCCCGGCCACGCCGACGCGTTCCTCGCCGAGCTGCGCGACATCATCGGGCCGGACGTCGAGATCGAGCACCTGCACCAGCAGTCGGCCGTGGAGACCAGCTTCGACGGTGACCTGGTCGACGCCATGGGGGCGGCGCTGCGCGCCGAGGACCCGGGTGCGCGTACGGTGCCGTACCTGATGTCCGGGGGCACCGATGCGAAGGCCTTCGCCACCCTCGGCATCCGCTGCTTCGGTTTCGCCCCGCTGCGGCTGCCGCCGGACCTCAACTTCAGTGCACTGTTCCACGGCATCGACGAGCGGGTACCGACCGAGGGGCTAAAGTTCGGCGTGCGTGTGCTCGACCGACTGCTTCGAAACAGCTGA
- a CDS encoding hemerythrin domain-containing protein: MNLPPLPPTGGETPGRSIVDVVNAQHRELLSLLTKLETEPDDPKVKSVLVAVASRHLCAEEQYLYPAIRTAVPGGDELADRELAEDQALLLLLSGDDMGAATAAIRRHVAADAEELLPMLEQMVPSEDLVRLGNRMETAQEAAPTRPHPSSPSTPPWNKVVDPLLGVVDKARDAVTGRKTYVRDL; encoded by the coding sequence GTGAATCTCCCCCCGTTGCCGCCGACCGGCGGCGAGACTCCCGGGCGCAGCATCGTCGATGTGGTGAACGCCCAGCACCGGGAGCTCCTCTCCCTCCTCACGAAGCTCGAGACCGAGCCCGACGACCCCAAGGTGAAGAGCGTCCTGGTCGCTGTCGCGTCCCGGCACCTCTGCGCCGAGGAGCAGTACCTCTACCCGGCGATCCGCACCGCGGTGCCCGGCGGCGACGAGCTGGCCGACCGCGAGCTGGCCGAGGACCAGGCGTTGTTGCTGCTGCTCAGCGGCGACGACATGGGCGCGGCCACCGCTGCGATCCGCCGGCACGTCGCGGCCGACGCCGAGGAGCTGCTCCCGATGCTGGAGCAGATGGTCCCGTCCGAGGACCTGGTCCGGCTCGGCAACCGCATGGAGACGGCTCAGGAGGCCGCGCCGACCCGCCCGCACCCGTCCAGCCCGTCCACGCCCCCGTGGAACAAGGTCGTGGATCCGCTTCTCGGGGTCGTCGACAAGGCTCGCGACGCGGTCACCGGACGTAAAACATATGTACGCGATCTGTAA
- a CDS encoding LysR family transcriptional regulator, producing the protein MNLELRHLKVVCAIAETGSVTKAASQLGLAQPALTAQLQRIERTLGGPLFDRDRRGARPTALGELVLSRARVLLPAMKGLQDEAARLAAGGTQDTMSRYRIGAIGGPVVAHLLHRLSATQPEAQISTHASYYVDELATMVLAGKLDYAQVGVCGDALPSAEYGLVWQTIAVDAVCVLLPDDHPQAKEDDADLADLAEEQWVAGAGDGCFADCFAAACARSGFAPKKVLETDPRACVDMVELGLAVGLCQPTFRPPVGLTSRPLRGAPLRWRTAVGWHPDSPAARSAPLLMQLAHEAYQDVITRNENYVNWMADHPDLSGIGAVPTQLAAA; encoded by the coding sequence ATGAACCTGGAGCTGCGGCATCTGAAGGTGGTCTGCGCCATCGCGGAGACCGGCAGCGTCACCAAGGCCGCGTCGCAGCTGGGCCTCGCCCAGCCGGCGCTCACCGCGCAACTACAGCGGATCGAGCGGACGCTGGGTGGCCCGCTGTTCGACCGGGACCGCCGCGGCGCACGCCCCACCGCGCTGGGCGAGCTCGTCCTCTCCCGCGCCCGGGTGCTGCTGCCCGCCATGAAGGGCCTGCAGGACGAGGCCGCGCGCCTGGCGGCCGGCGGCACCCAGGACACGATGAGCCGCTACCGCATCGGCGCGATCGGCGGACCGGTCGTCGCCCACCTGCTGCACCGGCTCTCCGCGACCCAGCCCGAGGCGCAGATCTCCACCCACGCGTCGTACTACGTGGACGAACTGGCCACCATGGTCCTCGCCGGCAAGCTCGACTACGCCCAGGTCGGCGTCTGCGGCGATGCCCTGCCCTCCGCCGAATACGGCCTGGTCTGGCAGACGATCGCCGTCGACGCGGTCTGCGTCCTGCTCCCCGACGACCACCCGCAGGCCAAGGAGGACGACGCCGACCTGGCCGACCTCGCCGAGGAGCAGTGGGTGGCCGGCGCCGGCGACGGCTGCTTCGCCGACTGTTTCGCCGCGGCCTGCGCCCGCTCCGGCTTCGCCCCGAAGAAGGTTCTCGAGACCGACCCCCGCGCCTGCGTCGACATGGTCGAACTCGGTCTCGCGGTCGGCCTCTGCCAGCCCACCTTCCGACCGCCGGTCGGCCTGACCTCCCGCCCGCTGAGGGGCGCCCCCCTGCGCTGGCGCACCGCCGTCGGCTGGCACCCCGACTCCCCCGCCGCCCGCAGCGCGCCCCTCCTGATGCAGCTCGCGCACGAGGCCTACCAGGACGTCATCACCCGCAACGAGAACTACGTCAACTGGATGGCCGACCATCCGGACCTGTCCGGCATCGGAGCGGTCCCCACACAATTGGCAGCGGCTTGA